One genomic segment of Amycolatopsis sp. WQ 127309 includes these proteins:
- a CDS encoding GlxA family transcriptional regulator, which translates to MRTIGVLLLPGTRMFDLAVIGEVWGQDRTDSGIGPFTLRLCSPGRVRTAVSPFGDVAATHGLAGLDGCDLVLAPGRDDPLAPVPSAAGAALRRAHRAGTTVAALCSGAFTLAAADLLDGRAATTHWRDFDALTVAAPRADLRRDVLYTDDDGVLTSAGVVGGLDLCLYLVRRDHGADVAAALARRLVMPPAREGGQRQYVDNPLPPATAQPGMASTMDWALARIGDDIGVEDLVGHARMSERTFHREFAAATGVTPGRWLRVQRVRYAQRLLETTELPVERVAQRSGLGTAANLRRRMRAEVGVGPDSYRRTFRRVTVGA; encoded by the coding sequence ATGCGCACGATCGGCGTCCTGCTCCTGCCCGGCACCCGGATGTTCGACCTCGCGGTGATCGGCGAGGTCTGGGGCCAGGACCGCACCGACAGCGGGATCGGCCCGTTCACCCTGCGGCTGTGCAGCCCGGGCCGGGTCCGCACGGCCGTCTCGCCGTTCGGCGACGTCGCGGCCACGCACGGCCTGGCCGGGCTCGACGGCTGCGACCTCGTGCTGGCGCCGGGCCGCGACGACCCGCTCGCTCCGGTGCCTTCGGCCGCCGGCGCGGCCCTGCGGCGGGCGCACCGCGCGGGGACGACGGTGGCCGCGCTGTGCTCGGGCGCGTTCACGCTGGCCGCCGCCGACCTGCTCGACGGGCGCGCCGCGACCACGCACTGGCGCGACTTCGACGCGCTGACTGTCGCCGCGCCGCGCGCCGACCTGCGGCGCGACGTGCTCTACACCGACGACGACGGCGTCCTGACCTCGGCGGGCGTCGTCGGCGGCCTCGACCTCTGCCTGTACCTGGTCCGCCGGGACCACGGCGCGGACGTCGCCGCCGCGCTCGCGCGCCGGCTGGTGATGCCGCCGGCGCGCGAAGGCGGGCAGCGCCAGTACGTCGACAACCCGCTGCCGCCGGCGACCGCCCAGCCGGGCATGGCGTCCACAATGGACTGGGCGCTGGCCCGGATCGGCGACGACATCGGCGTCGAGGACCTGGTCGGGCACGCGCGGATGAGCGAGCGGACGTTCCACCGGGAGTTCGCCGCGGCCACCGGCGTGACGCCGGGACGCTGGCTGCGCGTCCAGCGCGTCCGGTACGCGCAGCGCTTGCTGGAGACGACCGAGCTGCCGGTCGAACGGGTCGCGCAACGCTCCGGCCTGGGCACCGCGGCGAACCTGCGGCGCCGGATGCGCGCCGAGGTCGGCGTCGGCCCGGACAGTTACCGGCGCACGTTCCGACGGGTTACCGTCGGGGCATGA